The Metabacillus sp. B2-18 genome has a window encoding:
- a CDS encoding helix-turn-helix domain-containing protein, whose translation MEFLSVYPNLIEILLPPHKGECVLLFRKQLGLTQSELAERVNLSRSAISKMESGTSGVNEKVWEYVTRNVFQSLHSNEKVSYIEFREVLEKVFFYSQKKGVS comes from the coding sequence ATGGAATTTTTATCTGTTTATCCAAATTTAATTGAAATATTACTCCCTCCTCATAAAGGGGAGTGTGTCCTTTTATTTAGAAAGCAACTTGGATTAACTCAATCAGAATTAGCGGAAAGAGTAAATTTATCTAGAAGTGCGATTTCTAAAATGGAATCAGGAACGTCAGGTGTTAACGAAAAGGTATGGGAATACGTTACCAGGAATGTCTTTCAATCATTGCATAGTAATGAAAAGGTCTCATATATCGAATTTAGAGAAGTGTTAGAAAAAGTCTTTTTCTATAGTCAGAAAAAAGGTGTGAGTTAA
- a CDS encoding CPCC family cysteine-rich protein, which translates to MKYTCPCCGYKTLDEEPTDTYAICKICFWEDDGVQFRDPDYQGGANDVSLRQAQENFIKFGACSEFCIDSVRKPSQNDIKDPNWKPL; encoded by the coding sequence ATGAAATATACTTGTCCTTGTTGTGGATATAAAACATTGGATGAAGAGCCAACAGATACATATGCAATTTGTAAAATATGCTTTTGGGAAGACGATGGTGTACAATTTCGAGATCCAGATTACCAGGGGGGAGCAAATGATGTTTCATTAAGGCAAGCACAAGAAAACTTTATTAAATTCGGTGCATGCTCAGAATTTTGTATTGATTCTGTTAGAAAACCAAGCCAGAATGATATAAAAGACCCTAATTGGAAACCTTTGTAG
- a CDS encoding matrixin family metalloprotease: MKKKFVFSSLLVIVCLLTTISAQAYGFLGNKVPNPKGITYYIGSSVGSWNTDARHGVFAWDPAPEIVIYGQKYTKSQATIRFEYSSTDTNDYATEVSECRCSTSDYSNITFWADFGPLSDDREKETAAHEVGHSLGLAHEDDVPSIMVSGPEWLDSIYPVSDDWSGIRARY; this comes from the coding sequence ATGAAAAAGAAATTTGTTTTCTCAAGTTTATTGGTTATTGTGTGTTTACTTACTACAATATCTGCACAAGCATATGGATTTTTAGGAAATAAAGTGCCTAACCCTAAAGGAATAACTTATTACATTGGTTCTTCGGTAGGATCATGGAATACCGATGCTAGACATGGAGTTTTTGCTTGGGATCCAGCACCTGAGATTGTGATTTATGGTCAAAAATACACAAAATCACAAGCTACGATAAGATTCGAATATTCATCAACTGATACAAATGACTATGCTACAGAAGTCAGTGAATGTCGTTGTAGTACTAGTGATTATTCAAACATAACTTTCTGGGCTGATTTTGGTCCTTTATCTGATGATCGAGAAAAAGAAACGGCAGCACATGAGGTTGGACATTCATTGGGATTAGCTCATGAAGATGATGTTCCTTCAATTATGGTATCGGGGCCAGAATGGCTAGATAGTATTTATCCTGTATCAGATGATTGGTCTGGCATTCGAGCGAGATATTAA
- a CDS encoding DUF4304 domain-containing protein: protein MPFLREQGFKGSLPHFRRKNETNIDLITFQFNKWGGSFVVELAICTIEGIATHWGEYIPPNKVTAHDINERFRLGAKSIDEDGIWFNFENAKSVEDFEKVASIVVDLLNVSDRSWITKFFK, encoded by the coding sequence ATACCTTTTTTAAGAGAACAAGGATTTAAAGGCTCATTACCTCACTTTAGAAGAAAGAATGAAACTAACATAGATTTAATTACTTTTCAATTTAACAAATGGGGAGGCTCATTTGTAGTTGAATTAGCGATTTGTACAATAGAAGGTATAGCAACACATTGGGGAGAGTACATTCCACCAAACAAAGTTACTGCCCATGATATAAACGAAAGATTTAGGTTAGGAGCCAAATCAATAGATGAAGACGGTATATGGTTTAATTTTGAAAATGCAAAATCAGTAGAAGATTTTGAGAAAGTTGCATCCATTGTTGTAGATTTATTAAATGTATCTGACCGTTCGTGGATTACCAAGTTCTTCAAGTAA